A DNA window from Clostridium pasteurianum contains the following coding sequences:
- a CDS encoding response regulator transcription factor, with protein sequence MKNFKILLVEDEKQMSMFIEMELTHEGYVVDTAYDGRNALEKAEKGDYNLILLDIMIPGLNGIEVCRRVRKFSEVPIIMLTAKSDVPDKVLGLDVGANDYMTKPFEIEELFARVRVYERNTISKDAIKIKDVVMNDKTHEVLREGKRIELTKKEYDILKMLMTNKNVVLTREQMIERLWGYDYEGDTNVVDVFIRYLRSKIDDGFQDKLINTVRGVGYVIKED encoded by the coding sequence TTGAAGAACTTTAAAATACTTTTAGTAGAAGATGAAAAACAGATGTCAATGTTTATAGAAATGGAGCTTACCCATGAAGGATACGTGGTTGACACTGCATATGATGGTAGAAATGCTTTAGAGAAAGCAGAAAAAGGTGATTATAATTTAATACTTCTTGATATTATGATACCAGGTTTAAATGGTATTGAGGTTTGCAGGAGAGTACGTAAATTTTCGGAGGTGCCGATTATAATGTTAACTGCTAAAAGTGATGTTCCTGACAAGGTTTTAGGTTTAGATGTAGGTGCAAATGATTATATGACGAAGCCCTTTGAAATAGAAGAATTATTTGCAAGAGTGAGAGTGTATGAAAGAAATACTATTTCAAAGGATGCGATTAAAATTAAAGATGTTGTTATGAACGATAAAACCCATGAGGTTTTAAGAGAAGGAAAGAGAATTGAACTTACTAAAAAAGAGTATGATATCCTTAAAATGCTTATGACAAATAAAAACGTTGTCCTTACAAGAGAGCAGATGATTGAAAGATTGTGGGGATATGATTATGAAGGAGATACTAATGTAGTTGATGTATTTATAAGATATTTGAGAAGTAAAATTGATGATGGATTTCAAGATAAGCTTATAAATACCGTACGGGGTGTAGGATATGTTATTAAAGAAGATTAA
- a CDS encoding undecaprenyl-diphosphatase: MNMELFRLINNLANKNIVLDKIMIFFSKDVTYIFMGIVALVFILGIIKGNDNYRKASVSTVIITVINLILSFILGSIYYVDRPFVHNKVNLLVPHVKDASFPSDHATGTMSIALGLGRYNRLIRIILTLLSLIVGFSRVYVGNHYPLDVIGAYIMVFVTNYLYNLLLKNRIEEIYMKVEKLLLNKTGFHKNSGEIY, from the coding sequence ATGAATATGGAGCTTTTTAGATTAATAAACAACTTAGCAAATAAAAATATAGTTTTGGATAAGATAATGATTTTCTTTTCAAAGGATGTGACTTATATATTTATGGGCATTGTTGCATTAGTATTTATTTTAGGCATTATTAAGGGAAATGATAACTATAGAAAAGCATCTGTAAGCACAGTTATTATTACAGTAATTAACTTAATATTAAGCTTTATACTTGGAAGTATATATTATGTAGATAGACCCTTTGTCCATAATAAAGTTAACTTATTAGTTCCCCATGTTAAAGATGCATCTTTCCCAAGTGACCATGCTACGGGAACAATGAGCATAGCCTTAGGCCTCGGAAGGTATAATAGACTAATTAGAATTATACTGACACTGTTATCATTAATCGTAGGTTTTTCAAGAGTATATGTTGGAAATCATTATCCTTTAGATGTTATTGGTGCATATATTATGGTGTTCGTTACAAACTACTTATATAATTTACTATTAAAAAATAGAATTGAAGAAATTTATATGAAGGTTGAAAAGTTATTACTAAATAAAACAGGATTTCATAAAAACTCAGGTGAGATATATTAA
- a CDS encoding DUF2127 domain-containing protein, protein MSGSKKINANSSIFHKGFELGILIKAIDSILEIIGGVLLVFLNPSRLNNLVIWLTQHELSEDPRDVIANFMIKLSSKFTINTQYFGVFYLVSHGIVKLILIIFLWKGKTWAYPVTIVSLIVFIMYQIYRYMLNPSMGLVLLTIFDFIMIILTFIEYRRVKN, encoded by the coding sequence ATGTCAGGTTCGAAAAAAATCAATGCAAATAGCAGTATATTTCACAAGGGTTTTGAACTTGGAATATTAATAAAGGCTATTGATAGTATTTTAGAAATTATAGGTGGAGTTTTATTAGTCTTTTTAAATCCAAGTAGATTGAATAATTTAGTTATTTGGTTAACACAGCATGAGCTATCAGAAGATCCAAGGGATGTTATTGCAAATTTTATGATAAAGCTAAGTTCAAAATTCACTATAAATACACAATATTTTGGAGTTTTTTATTTGGTTTCTCATGGAATAGTTAAATTAATTCTTATAATTTTTTTATGGAAGGGAAAGACCTGGGCTTATCCAGTTACAATAGTATCATTAATTGTTTTTATAATGTATCAAATTTATAGATATATGCTTAATCCTTCAATGGGGCTAGTACTACTGACTATTTTTGATTTTATAATGATAATATTAACTTTTATAGAGTATAGAAGAGTTAAAAATTAA
- a CDS encoding alpha/beta hydrolase — MKKITKKVLIPLVLLVIVLSAFIISLYKRNTTKLDTYISLCLHLNNIINPTSITNKSIKKIRGNLNTQSTKWSKKAIPFSDIKNFTIRENLEEIPVRIYTPKSGSNMPIIIYSHAGFWAAGNLDTEDNICRKLSLGTNAVLVSVDYRLAPENPFPSAVNDVYNVLQWTYKNASTINGDGKRIALVGDSAGGNLSAAVSLMARNKNGPPITCQVLIYPSTNIFKLNSKSWSLFAKGVNINSKDMQKYISLYIPKKEDRKNPYASPLLAKNFEQLPDAFIITAEIDPLSDEGKAYGEKLKAAGVKVDFKQYNGVCHGFIQMDKITPKADKALNEITLYLKKEFHEYK, encoded by the coding sequence GTGAAAAAAATAACAAAAAAAGTTTTAATCCCCTTAGTTTTATTGGTAATTGTATTGTCAGCTTTTATTATAAGCTTATATAAACGGAACACCACCAAGCTTGATACATATATTTCATTGTGCTTACATTTAAACAATATAATTAATCCTACTTCAATTACTAACAAATCAATTAAAAAAATCAGAGGGAACTTAAACACCCAGTCTACAAAATGGTCTAAAAAAGCTATTCCCTTTTCGGATATTAAAAATTTTACTATAAGAGAAAACTTAGAAGAAATACCAGTACGTATATATACACCCAAAAGCGGCAGTAATATGCCGATAATTATTTACTCCCATGCTGGATTTTGGGCAGCAGGAAATCTTGATACTGAAGATAATATCTGTAGAAAACTTTCTCTAGGTACAAATGCAGTCCTGGTGTCTGTAGATTATCGTCTTGCTCCAGAAAATCCATTCCCCAGTGCAGTTAATGATGTATATAATGTACTTCAGTGGACTTACAAAAATGCAAGCACTATAAATGGTGACGGAAAGCGCATAGCCCTCGTTGGAGATAGTGCAGGTGGAAATCTGTCCGCTGCAGTTTCGTTAATGGCAAGAAATAAAAATGGCCCGCCAATAACTTGTCAGGTATTAATATATCCTTCTACAAACATATTTAAACTAAACAGTAAGTCATGGTCTCTCTTCGCTAAAGGTGTTAATATTAATTCAAAGGATATGCAAAAATATATATCCTTATATATCCCTAAAAAGGAAGATAGAAAAAATCCTTATGCATCACCACTTTTAGCTAAAAACTTCGAGCAATTACCAGATGCATTTATAATAACTGCTGAAATAGATCCCCTTAGTGATGAAGGAAAAGCTTATGGTGAAAAATTAAAAGCTGCAGGAGTCAAAGTAGATTTCAAACAATATAATGGTGTTTGTCATGGATTTATTCAAATGGATAAAATCACACCAAAAGCTGACAAAGCATTAAATGAGATTACTTTATACCTAAAGAAAGAATTTCATGAATATAAATAA
- a CDS encoding manganese catalase family protein, with translation MFKHEKQFLNNLQVKVERPNPQYAVLMQEQLGGGNGELKAALQYLSQSFRVKDQTIKDLFLDIGTEELSHMEIVAETINLLNGHTVNHESVGSGEIETHVLSGLAPVLVNSSGAPWSGNYVTVTGDLVADILSNIASEQRAKVVYEYLYRQINDKEVRNTIDFLLNREEAHNALFREALNKVKDTGSNKDFGVTEDSKLYFDLSTPGKYFDKPNPTEPSFANPRK, from the coding sequence TTGTTTAAACATGAAAAACAATTTTTGAATAATTTGCAAGTAAAAGTTGAAAGGCCGAATCCACAATATGCAGTTCTAATGCAGGAACAATTAGGTGGAGGAAATGGAGAATTAAAAGCTGCACTTCAATATTTATCACAGAGTTTTAGAGTTAAAGATCAGACAATAAAAGACTTGTTTCTCGACATAGGAACTGAAGAACTTAGCCATATGGAAATAGTTGCTGAAACTATTAATTTATTAAATGGTCATACTGTAAACCATGAAAGTGTTGGATCAGGGGAAATTGAAACTCATGTACTTTCTGGATTAGCTCCAGTTTTAGTAAATTCATCCGGAGCTCCATGGAGTGGAAATTATGTTACTGTTACAGGTGATCTTGTAGCAGATATACTTTCCAATATAGCATCAGAGCAGAGAGCTAAAGTTGTATATGAGTATTTGTACCGTCAGATAAATGATAAGGAAGTAAGGAACACTATAGATTTCCTATTAAACCGTGAGGAAGCTCACAATGCTTTATTTAGAGAAGCATTAAATAAAGTCAAAGATACAGGTTCAAATAAAGATTTTGGTGTAACAGAAGATTCTAAATTATATTTTGATTTATCAACACCAGGTAAATATTTTGATAAGCCTAATCCAACTGAACCAAGTTTTGCTAACCCAAGAAAATAA
- a CDS encoding DUF1259 domain-containing protein has protein sequence MYIRNNYGYCPYMRNFLWQNSARHDDDDSETKMMPNSGNNVCQQFANILGGKVTESKPGSCSVEKDRDNLNVTIWGIPAKSVLKGEFSYQGMNPSGRALNLGEIVVLQDELNNFLTVLKRNGIDISAVHNHWIYDNPRILYVHFQSIDNPLNFARKVSEALKVLR, from the coding sequence ATGTATATACGTAATAATTATGGCTACTGCCCCTATATGAGGAATTTTTTATGGCAAAATAGTGCTAGACATGATGATGATGACTCTGAAACTAAAATGATGCCAAACTCCGGAAACAATGTATGCCAGCAGTTTGCAAACATTCTTGGAGGCAAGGTAACAGAATCTAAGCCCGGTTCATGTTCCGTAGAAAAAGACAGGGATAATTTAAACGTAACAATTTGGGGAATTCCTGCAAAATCAGTTCTTAAAGGTGAATTTTCTTATCAAGGTATGAACCCATCAGGAAGGGCTTTGAATCTAGGCGAAATAGTTGTACTCCAAGATGAACTTAATAACTTTCTAACTGTTCTCAAAAGGAACGGAATTGATATTTCAGCAGTTCACAATCACTGGATATACGACAACCCTAGAATATTATATGTTCATTTTCAATCAATAGACAATCCTTTAAATTTTGCAAGAAAAGTGTCTGAAGCACTCAAAGTTCTTAGGTGA
- a CDS encoding TrbC/VirB2 family protein, producing the protein MRKIKTKIITSFLSLLIVAATLFTPFSAFARTTGDPTNQLDGKLSTIYQGDVGDCGAISAIQALDNSRFGRSLFRRMISVNNDYSYTLNFGAGRQTVSEEDVDDAYVTGDLDARVVEAGLQKAMNIYNGCFACDVFVQFTGFRKNTVYGATNKTNIMNTMASRCASGNGITAACDFTKADESKGIIGNGEHSYSIKSVTPSTVVVINPWDTSKYISMSRSQFEDSIRYMTYVDETTKQVVVFWN; encoded by the coding sequence ATGAGAAAAATCAAAACAAAAATTATTACTTCGTTTCTATCGTTACTTATTGTTGCTGCTACTTTATTTACACCATTTTCTGCATTTGCAAGAACAACTGGTGATCCAACAAACCAACTTGATGGTAAATTAAGTACAATCTATCAAGGAGATGTTGGTGATTGTGGTGCTATTTCTGCAATACAGGCACTAGATAACAGTAGATTTGGTAGAAGTCTTTTTAGGAGAATGATTTCAGTTAATAATGATTATAGTTATACACTTAACTTTGGAGCAGGAAGGCAAACAGTATCAGAGGAAGATGTAGACGATGCATATGTAACTGGAGACCTTGATGCTAGAGTTGTAGAAGCTGGATTGCAAAAAGCTATGAATATTTATAATGGTTGTTTTGCTTGTGATGTATTTGTACAGTTCACAGGATTTAGGAAAAATACTGTTTATGGAGCTACTAACAAAACTAACATAATGAATACTATGGCTTCAAGATGTGCATCTGGAAATGGTATTACAGCTGCTTGTGATTTTACTAAAGCAGATGAAAGCAAAGGTATTATAGGAAATGGAGAACATTCCTATTCAATAAAGAGTGTAACTCCAAGTACTGTAGTAGTAATAAATCCATGGGATACTTCTAAATATATAAGTATGTCTAGAAGCCAGTTTGAAGATTCTATAAGATATATGACATATGTAGATGAAACAACAAAACAAGTTGTAGTTTTCTGGAATTAA
- a CDS encoding zinc dependent phospholipase C family protein — MKSINKFITFLLSLSIILICGNNVKAFQPVSHYVIIEKASKNLSDNSIIRKSIENYPNIAAWGSVGPDLGYMQVGQLGNYSPWADRYHYYKVGSYASTQLKNALQSGDMKKIAFAAGWVSHISGDLACHGIYVNPECGVYLDNINGRKMHAQMEKEAEPYAWVNIGGHSINDYNSTNIPNNIFKNVDSIPFDLMNATSQQIYGTSPSVAEEKLWAKTLFTGFKTGIGYNYVNYNESKQFLSNGTREERLKNAFNEGEDQCYKLLSYSEAGDYSKFTDRWNLDVGRSNSPISSLTAIITTGTKLGAGTDDDIYFGIHLKSGEKKEWLLDKQTYNDFENGACDEYYLYINNVDFMPKMVDNVWIRKNPQVPLVQIGSLNL; from the coding sequence ATGAAAAGTATAAATAAATTTATAACGTTTTTGCTATCATTGAGCATTATATTGATTTGCGGCAATAATGTAAAAGCATTTCAACCAGTTTCACACTATGTTATTATTGAAAAAGCGTCAAAAAACTTATCAGATAATTCTATAATACGTAAATCTATAGAAAACTATCCTAACATTGCAGCTTGGGGAAGTGTTGGTCCCGATTTAGGTTATATGCAAGTAGGGCAACTTGGAAATTATTCTCCTTGGGCAGATAGATATCACTATTATAAAGTTGGTAGTTATGCTTCTACACAGCTTAAAAATGCACTTCAGTCAGGAGATATGAAAAAAATAGCTTTTGCTGCAGGATGGGTATCGCATATCAGTGGTGATTTAGCATGTCACGGAATTTATGTAAACCCAGAGTGTGGAGTATATCTTGATAATATTAATGGAAGAAAGATGCATGCTCAAATGGAAAAAGAAGCAGAGCCTTATGCTTGGGTAAACATAGGTGGACATTCTATAAATGATTATAATTCTACTAACATACCAAATAATATTTTTAAAAATGTGGACAGTATACCCTTTGATTTAATGAATGCAACATCACAACAAATTTACGGGACTAGCCCTTCGGTTGCTGAAGAAAAATTGTGGGCTAAAACTTTATTTACTGGATTTAAAACAGGCATAGGCTATAATTACGTTAATTATAATGAATCAAAACAGTTTTTATCAAATGGTACTAGAGAAGAACGACTCAAAAATGCATTTAATGAAGGTGAAGACCAATGCTATAAATTATTATCTTATTCTGAAGCTGGTGATTATAGCAAGTTTACCGACAGATGGAATTTAGATGTTGGACGAAGTAATTCGCCTATAAGTTCACTTACTGCAATAATTACTACGGGAACAAAATTAGGAGCTGGAACTGATGATGATATTTACTTTGGTATTCATCTTAAAAGCGGTGAAAAAAAAGAATGGTTACTAGATAAACAAACCTACAATGATTTTGAAAATGGAGCCTGTGACGAATACTATCTATATATAAACAATGTAGACTTCATGCCTAAAATGGTTGATAATGTATGGATTAGAAAAAATCCACAGGTTCCTTTGGTTCAAATTGGTTCTTTAAATCTATAA
- a CDS encoding fused DSP-PTPase phosphatase/NAD kinase-like protein, which produces MKSKNLTLVLVLSIVVLLISGCNSNVAKKQKIKSSMYSKGVKLVVDNDNKIALPKNYRSTSTKINKQTSINLNGLSTMNMSGSGAVSQNSLKLIKENIGKYPTIDVDLREESHLFVNGIGVSWYGKKDDENINLTQDQVVNDEKNKLNTIKASKELKINSKSKKSVGNISKINDIKNVQTEEQLAKSLGIGYVRFAVPDHKRPQDVEVDSFISFIKKLPSGTWLNFHCRGGVGRTTTFMAMYDMMKNAKNVSFNDIMKRQQLIGGANLLSGQDASSASDAKTRSKFLKDFYNYCYENNDNFNTTWSQWIKTHK; this is translated from the coding sequence GTGAAAAGTAAAAATTTAACTTTAGTTTTAGTCTTATCAATAGTAGTACTCTTAATTAGTGGTTGTAATTCAAATGTAGCAAAAAAACAAAAAATTAAATCTTCAATGTATTCGAAAGGTGTAAAGTTAGTAGTTGATAATGATAATAAAATTGCATTGCCCAAGAATTATAGAAGTACAAGTACAAAAATAAATAAACAAACTTCCATAAATTTAAATGGACTTTCAACAATGAATATGTCTGGAAGTGGCGCAGTTTCTCAAAACAGTCTTAAGTTAATAAAAGAAAATATTGGAAAATATCCTACTATAGATGTGGATTTAAGGGAAGAATCACATTTATTTGTAAATGGAATTGGTGTCAGTTGGTATGGCAAAAAGGACGATGAAAATATAAATCTTACACAAGATCAAGTTGTAAACGATGAAAAAAATAAATTGAATACAATAAAAGCATCTAAAGAATTAAAGATTAATAGTAAAAGCAAAAAGTCTGTTGGAAATATCTCTAAAATTAATGATATTAAAAATGTTCAAACTGAAGAACAATTAGCAAAATCTCTAGGTATTGGATATGTAAGATTTGCAGTTCCGGATCATAAAAGGCCTCAAGATGTTGAGGTTGATTCATTTATATCATTTATAAAAAAACTTCCTAGTGGTACGTGGCTAAATTTTCATTGCAGGGGTGGGGTAGGAAGAACTACTACATTTATGGCAATGTATGATATGATGAAAAATGCAAAAAACGTAAGCTTTAATGATATTATGAAAAGGCAGCAATTAATTGGTGGTGCAAATTTATTATCTGGACAAGATGCATCCAGTGCATCTGATGCAAAAACGCGTTCTAAATTTTTAAAGGACTTTTATAATTATTGCTATGAAAATAATGATAATTTTAATACAACATGGAGTCAATGGATAAAAACTCATAAATAA
- a CDS encoding pentapeptide repeat-containing protein: MIDTYEDMINKELKIDCKKCFGLCCTALYFSVCDGFPEDKAAGKPCINLQSSFACSVHKNLRENGLKGCISYDCFGAGQKIAQITFKEHDWQKHPEIKEEMFEAFLIMRQLHEMLWYLTEAFSLQTNMDIKRKIDLLINDTQKLTYLSAQDLINLDVDSHRDKVNGFLRDTSEMIRSKINGKKSKRFDYFGADLRKLNLRGADLRGACLIAANLKGADLNGADFIGADLRDADFSGATLENSIFLTQGQINAAKGNSKTKLPEKLSYPEHWEKTR, encoded by the coding sequence ATGATAGATACATATGAAGATATGATTAATAAAGAATTGAAAATAGATTGTAAAAAATGTTTTGGCCTGTGCTGCACAGCACTTTACTTTTCAGTATGCGATGGCTTTCCTGAAGATAAGGCTGCTGGTAAACCGTGTATAAACTTGCAATCTAGCTTTGCATGTTCTGTTCACAAAAATCTTAGAGAAAATGGACTTAAAGGCTGCATATCCTATGACTGTTTTGGTGCCGGTCAGAAAATAGCTCAAATTACTTTTAAGGAACATGATTGGCAGAAGCATCCTGAAATAAAAGAAGAAATGTTTGAAGCTTTTCTTATTATGAGACAACTTCATGAAATGCTGTGGTATTTAACTGAGGCATTCTCGCTGCAAACAAATATGGATATTAAAAGAAAAATAGATTTACTTATAAATGATACGCAAAAGCTTACATATCTTTCTGCTCAAGATTTGATAAACCTTGATGTGGACTCACATAGAGATAAAGTCAATGGTTTTCTTAGAGATACCAGCGAAATGATACGTTCTAAAATTAATGGAAAAAAATCTAAAAGATTCGATTACTTTGGTGCAGATCTCAGAAAGTTAAATCTCAGGGGGGCAGACTTAAGAGGAGCATGTCTTATCGCCGCAAATCTTAAAGGAGCAGATTTAAACGGTGCTGATTTCATAGGTGCAGACCTTAGGGATGCAGATTTTAGTGGAGCTACTCTAGAAAACAGTATTTTTTTAACTCAAGGGCAAATTAATGCAGCAAAAGGCAATTCAAAGACAAAGCTGCCAGAAAAGTTATCTTATCCAGAACACTGGGAAAAAACGAGGTGA
- a CDS encoding CARDB domain-containing protein yields the protein MAGSINTVNATGANIAEATGSAQAVEVITTADTTLTVTLETTATRVLVNNPVTYTITVKNTGTATAQAVQFSDVIDTTYFTFGTVTSPNNELSYDATSHSVIGSLGDITATTSVVVTVTLTGKAATPTS from the coding sequence ATGGCTGGTTCAATTAATACTGTAAATGCTACAGGTGCTAATATAGCTGAGGCTACTGGCAGCGCACAAGCAGTTGAAGTTATCACTACTGCGGATACCACTTTGACCGTTACTTTAGAAACAACTGCTACTAGAGTATTGGTAAATAATCCAGTAACCTACACTATAACAGTTAAAAATACTGGCACAGCTACAGCTCAAGCTGTACAATTTTCCGATGTTATTGACACTACCTACTTTACCTTTGGAACAGTAACTTCACCAAATAACGAGCTTAGTTATGATGCTACTTCACACTCAGTTATTGGTTCTCTTGGAGACATTACAGCTACTACGTCAGTTGTAGTTACAGTTACTTTAACAGGTAAAGCAGCAACTCCAACATCATAA
- a CDS encoding MurR/RpiR family transcriptional regulator — MRNYSSELYIKLQKIINQSEINDPYKAIAKALIQNIDNFEHITIEKLAELSFTSISTISRFVKFLGYKNFIELKEYSKSNKLCRFMSMNDNLEDLNFDKLHDKDIFNNYIDMICSSLQGLKETVDFKKIDKINEMIYSSEHISIYAFLLPGSLAKYYQLSMLSLGKYCEYYDLSDSTSNVTSEKSKLSLFFSVDGNFIESSRDIIVKAKANNEKLVLITQNPRMRLSNMFDEILYMGNCDSPKSGRYKLMIFIEMLLNRYYVTYYKDDLIDTK; from the coding sequence ATGAGAAATTATAGCAGCGAATTATATATAAAGCTTCAAAAAATAATCAACCAGTCGGAGATAAATGATCCATACAAGGCTATTGCAAAAGCTTTAATTCAAAATATAGATAATTTTGAGCATATTACTATTGAAAAACTTGCAGAATTATCTTTTACTTCGATCTCTACTATATCTAGATTTGTTAAGTTTCTTGGATACAAGAACTTCATTGAATTAAAGGAATATTCTAAATCAAATAAACTTTGTCGTTTTATGAGCATGAATGATAACCTTGAAGATTTAAATTTTGATAAGCTTCATGATAAAGATATTTTTAATAATTACATAGATATGATCTGCAGCTCCCTTCAGGGCTTAAAAGAAACTGTAGATTTTAAAAAAATAGACAAAATAAATGAGATGATTTATTCCTCAGAGCACATATCAATATATGCATTTTTGCTCCCAGGTTCACTAGCCAAGTATTATCAATTATCTATGCTTTCTTTAGGTAAGTACTGTGAGTATTACGATTTGTCAGATTCAACTTCAAATGTAACTTCCGAAAAGAGTAAGCTTTCTTTATTTTTTTCCGTTGATGGAAACTTTATAGAATCATCTAGGGATATTATAGTAAAAGCAAAGGCAAATAACGAAAAACTTGTACTCATAACTCAAAATCCAAGAATGAGACTATCAAATATGTTTGATGAAATTTTGTATATGGGAAATTGTGATTCTCCCAAAAGCGGCAGATATAAATTAATGATATTTATAGAGATGCTTCTTAATAGATATTATGTAACCTACTATAAAGATGACCTAATTGACACGAAGTAA
- a CDS encoding 6-phospho-beta-glucosidase, whose product MKKLKIVTIGGGSSYTPELMEGFIKRYKELPVTEIWLVDIEDGKEKLEIVGAMAKRMWKASGYPCEIHLTLDRREALKDADFVTTQFRVGLLDARIKDERIPLSHGILGQETNGAGGMFKAFRTVPVILDIIKDMKELCPNAWLINFTNPSGMITEAAIKYGGWRKTVGLCNVPIKCMMMVSEALDIPIDDLTFKFAGINHFHWHRVWDKTGKERTADAIDIIYNPKSTKKFEGVSNIQDIKMQYEQLKDLGLLPCFYHRYYYASDDMLKNELEEFKKGETRAEVVKRLEAKLFELYKDPNLDYKPEELSKRGGAYYSDAACEIINSIYNDKGTTMVVSTQNNGTISDLPYDCISEVSSVITANGPVPINWGKFDSAPRALLQHMKGMEETVIKAAVTGDYNKALHAFTINPLVPSGHIAKDLLDEMLLAHKKYLPQFAEKIKELEK is encoded by the coding sequence ATGAAAAAATTAAAAATCGTTACTATTGGCGGAGGCAGCAGCTACACTCCAGAATTGATGGAGGGTTTTATTAAAAGATATAAAGAACTTCCAGTTACAGAAATTTGGCTGGTAGATATTGAAGATGGAAAAGAGAAACTTGAAATAGTTGGAGCTATGGCAAAAAGAATGTGGAAGGCTTCAGGCTACCCATGTGAAATACATTTAACGTTAGATAGAAGAGAAGCTTTAAAAGATGCGGACTTTGTAACAACACAATTCAGAGTAGGTCTTTTAGATGCTAGAATAAAGGATGAGAGAATCCCATTAAGCCACGGCATATTAGGTCAGGAAACAAATGGTGCAGGAGGAATGTTTAAAGCATTTAGAACCGTACCAGTTATACTTGATATTATTAAAGATATGAAAGAATTATGCCCTAATGCATGGCTTATTAACTTTACAAATCCATCAGGCATGATTACAGAAGCTGCAATTAAATACGGCGGATGGAGGAAAACCGTAGGACTTTGCAATGTCCCTATAAAATGCATGATGATGGTAAGTGAGGCTCTAGATATTCCAATTGACGACTTAACCTTTAAGTTTGCAGGCATTAATCACTTCCACTGGCACAGGGTCTGGGATAAAACAGGAAAAGAAAGAACAGCAGATGCTATTGATATAATTTATAATCCAAAGAGCACTAAGAAATTTGAAGGTGTATCCAATATACAGGACATAAAAATGCAGTATGAACAGCTTAAGGACTTGGGCTTACTTCCTTGTTTCTATCATCGTTATTATTATGCTTCAGATGATATGCTTAAAAATGAATTAGAAGAATTTAAAAAGGGTGAAACAAGAGCTGAAGTAGTTAAAAGACTAGAAGCGAAGTTATTTGAATTATATAAAGATCCTAATTTGGATTACAAGCCAGAAGAGCTTTCAAAAAGAGGTGGAGCTTATTATTCAGATGCAGCCTGTGAAATAATTAATTCCATTTACAACGATAAGGGTACAACCATGGTAGTAAGCACTCAGAATAACGGAACAATTTCAGATTTACCTTATGACTGTATTTCTGAAGTATCATCAGTTATAACTGCAAATGGACCAGTACCTATTAACTGGGGTAAGTTTGATTCCGCACCAAGAGCTCTTTTGCAACACATGAAGGGTATGGAGGAAACAGTAATTAAAGCTGCTGTTACAGGAGATTACAATAAAGCTTTACATGCTTTCACAATCAATCCTTTAGTACCAAGTGGTCACATTGCAAAGGATCTTTTAGATGAAATGCTGCTTGCACATAAAAAATATCTTCCTCAATTTGCAGAAAAAATCAAAGAGCTAGAGAAATAA